A stretch of Dysidea avara chromosome 5, odDysAvar1.4, whole genome shotgun sequence DNA encodes these proteins:
- the LOC136255060 gene encoding jerky protein homolog-like — protein sequence MDLLPVVYSAQKNAWMESSLFHEWFHSHFIPCIQEKLGEAVLVLDNCAAHPDANELVSENGKIIAKFLSPNVTSLIQPMDQGVLVGLKRRYKKKLLGRMVFTDEDGMSIVDFLKSVNTKVVVDLISDAWDEVKGEAVKKSWEKIIPLDIEDDIQMVEFDEHTADVSEMATMLNRVQGEDNQIGEDDVCIQQENPATGKDDVNQDDDDDDDENTVERCPISHGAAADMLDKCLKWLEFQPEANLYNLTTLHELQSLVVKKQ from the exons ATGGATCTTCTACCTGTTGTGTACTCTGCACAAAAGAATGCATGGATGGAATCTAGTCTATTCCATGAATGGTTTCATAGCCACTTTATTCCATGCATTCAAGAAAAACTAGGTGAAGCTGTGCTGGTCCTTGATAATTGTGCTGCACATCCTGATGCAAATGAGTTGGTTAGTGAGAACGGCAAGATTATTGCCAAATTCCTGTCTCCTAATGTTACATCACTTATCCAACCAATGGATCAAGGTGTTTTAGTTGGTTTGAAGCGTAGATATAAGAAAAAGCTGCTGGGTAGAATGGTATTCACAGATGAAGATGGAATGTCGATTGTAGATTTTTTGAAATCTGTCAACACGAAGGTAGTGGTGGATCTCATCAGTGATGCATGGGATGAGGTTAAGGGCGAAGCAGTTAAAAAGTCATGGGAGAAAATAATACCATTGGACATTGAGGATGATATCCAGATGGTGGAGTTTGATGAACACACTGCTGATGTATCAGAGATGGCAACGATGTTGAACAGAGTACAGGGTGAAGATAACCAAATTGGAGAGGATGATGTGt GTATTCAGCAAGAAAATCCTGCAACTGGTAAAGATGATGTTAaccaagatgatgatgatgatgatgatgagaatACAGTTGAAAGATGTCCCATCTCTCATGGAGCTGCAGCAGATATGCTGGACAAATGCTTGAAGTGGCTGGAGTTTCAGCCAGAAGCTAACCTGTATAATTTGACCACTTTACATGAGTTACAATCCCTTGTTGTTAAAAAACAATAG